In Pirellula sp. SH-Sr6A, the DNA window GGTCAGATAACCGATTATCGCGGATTCTGCGTCCACGGCGATCACCGTACCGTCTTGCCCCACAACTTTGCTCAAATGCGCCACCATGTACCCCGTCCCTGCTCCTATGTCGGCGACTGTCTGTCCCGATTCCAACGATAAAGCTCCAATAATCTGCTCGGGATGCTGCCATTCGTCACGAGTGGGATCATTCCATTTCTTGGCAAGCTCCTTTGGATTGGCAAAAGCATGCCGATGATCCGCATGTCGGTTTTCATGAGAGCTGGACTCGTCTCGAGTGGATTTGGCTTCGTGCGCCAGCTCCTGATGGAGCGTTGTGTTTATCTTCGACTTTTCCACGGCGACATCTTCCTTTCGGCTGCAACCTGTATGATTCAAAACCCATACGGACAATAGAATTACGACTTGAAACCTTCTCATCGATTCACGACTCGTTCGGTAAATGGAATGCTCTCGCGGTTTCGGAAATGCAACCTGCCGAGATCAACAGAGATAAATGAGGTGTTTGTCCGTCACGGTGAAGCTCCGAATTACTCCGAAGCACGATGCCAATTCGTTTTGGTTCGCTTGGCACCACCTCTCGATTCGATCCTCGCTCGACAATCAGCACTCAATTCGGCCAATGTGACATTACCCAACCTGCTCAGCAGTATCCTTTCCGCATCGTCGAATGATTGTTGAAGCGCTGCGTTGACAGCCTGCTCCACAAGACATTTAGGAGCATCGGTTCGATTGCCGATCGCAAGCAGCGACGGACTCCCAACCGCGTCGTAGATATCTTTCAAAGTCACCTTGGCGAAATCGCATGAAAGGGTCCAACCGCCACCGTGCCCTTTTTCCGATTGAACGTACCCCTGATCCCGAAGCCCCGCCATGATCCGGCGCACCACAACGGGATTGGTATCCATCATTCGGGAAAGATCTTCAGACGTCACCGGCCCATCGCGCTCCGCCATGTGCAGAAGGATGTGAAGTACACCGGAAAGCTTGCTGTCGCGTCTCATGCAACTTATGTTATTGCGTGACTCCGGTTTCGTCAAGAGTCGTTGCTGCAGGTATGTGCGTCGATGGCTTGGCGATCAAGATAAAAGCGGCAAAAACAGGGAACGATCCCTCGCCCCAACAACCTCCGCGGTCAACATCCGCGGTCAACCTACTCAAAGAATCGGGAGTCGTACTACGGACTACTAAAGCCCGAGACGAGGTTTGAAACCACTGTCGCCCGCGCGGAGAACGTGTCGGGCCAGCATTAGAGGATCTCTCCCCTCGCAGCACGGTATCCGAATTTGTCGTGCCTCCACTCCAACAGCACAGAAACCCATTGCACATCACCCAATCAGACCATCCTTAACACGTTGCCCCGCATCAGGAGTGTTCAGGAACGCATTGGCTACTTTTCCGACAACGAAGTCGGAGTGCGCAATCGATACCCAATTCCCTGCTCCGTGAGCAGGAACTGCGGCCGACTCGGATTGGGTTCGAGTTTCTTTCGCAGATTGGCCATGAATACGCGAACATAGTGTGGCTCATTAGCCGAGCCAGGCCCCCACACTTCCTTCAGAAGATACTGGTGAGTCAGGACTCGACCGCAATTGCGAACCAGTATCGCAAGCAGATCAAACTCAATCTTCGTGAGCTTTACTTCGGTCTGGTCAACAAACACTTGTCGTGTTGCTAGATCACCATGGACTTGGCCAAAGTGAAAAGTATGGTCTTGATCTGCGCCCGGAGGACGCATCGAACGACGTAACGCGCTACGTATCCTCGCAAGCAACTCGCCAACTCCGAAGGGCTTAGTGAGATAGTCATCTGCACCGGCATCCAATGCCTGAATCTTGCTCTTCTCTTCGCCTCGCGCTGACAGAACGATGATCGGAATCGTGGACCAGCTGCGAACCGACTCAATGACAGTGATGCCATCCGAGTCAGGCAATCCAAGATCCAGCAACGCAATCGCGGGGTGCTCCTGGGTTAGGAGACGCAAGCCATCTTTAGCCGTGGTTGCTGCCACGACACGAAATCCCTCCACTTGAAGTGAAGCCGTGAGGAACTTCTGAATCGGAGCTTCATCCTCAATCACGACGATAACCGGGGCACTGGAGTCAGCCATTACTTTACTCGTCGAAGTCCTGAGTGATGCGGGGAGGAATGGAATCGTGCGGAATGGTAAAGCGTATCACCGCCCCGCCGCCTCCGCGGTTTCTCGCCGTGATTGTACCCTTGTGGGCATGTACAATCGCCTCGCAAATGGCCAAGCCTAATCCTGTGCCCCGACGATCTATATTCGGGCCCGACCCTCGATTGAATTTTTCGAAGATTTTAATCTCATCCCCTGGCCGTATACCACTCCCGCGATCAGCAACTTCGATGGCAATACCATCGTTGACCTGTTCGCTCTTGATTTCGATTGGCGTCTGATTTGGCGAGTATTTCAACGCATTGTCGAGCAGATTGACGAGTAGCGTCTCCAGAAGAATCTCATCACCATGAATGAGTGGCATATCTCCTTCCATTTGCACTTTGATCTCCCGACCTTCCAAAACGGGATTGAGCCGGTGCAACGCCGAACCGATCACTTCCTCGACGGGCAACCACTGTCGATGGATCTGGATGTTACCGCTTGATAAGCGGGTCATGTGCAGCAGGTTTTCGACCAACCGTGTCAGCCGTTGCGACTCATCGACGATTGTCTCCAGCAATGCGTGATTCCCAGCGTCGAGTGACTCTCTTTGAATATTCGCATCGAGACTGCTCGCGGCACCAGCTATTGCCGCCAGGGGGGTCCGAAGATCGTGCGAGACTGCGCTCAAAAGGGAACTGCGCAGTTTTTCTGTCTCGGACTCCAATTCAGCTCGCTGCGACCTCTCTGTCAAATTGTTGCGTTCGATCGCGAACGCAATCTGTGTTGCATACGTCTCTAGTAGCTGCTTCGCATCGATCGAAATTTGTTGATTGGGTTTCGACGACTGGATCGCCATCACTCCAGCCACGTTGTCAGGGGTAGAGAGTGGGATATAGAACGCTTCGGAACTGGGCAATGTATTTGTTCCAGCACCGGCAGGATCGTTATGGTCCAGCACCCACTGTGCTGTCGCAAACTCTTTCGCGCTCGCTGCAAAGCTGGCGGCATGTCCCAGCATGGGGCGTACCTGGCGATCTTTGTCAGGCAAATAAATCACCGTGTGTGCGTCGAAGACTTCCGCGATGATTTGTTCCGTTTCCCGCAACAAATCCGTTGTTCTAGCGGTATTGGCTAACCGACGACTAAGTCGATAAAGCGCCTCGGCCCTCCGTTCATTTCGACGGGCTATTTCCGCTTGATTTCGAATT includes these proteins:
- a CDS encoding class I SAM-dependent methyltransferase; its protein translation is MRRFQVVILLSVWVLNHTGCSRKEDVAVEKSKINTTLHQELAHEAKSTRDESSSHENRHADHRHAFANPKELAKKWNDPTRDEWQHPEQIIGALSLESGQTVADIGAGTGYMVAHLSKVVGQDGTVIAVDAESAIIGYLTDHMTQLGPAKIVPNKVGFHDPELAPASVDAVVTLDTWHHVAGQEAYAQKVYNGLRPGGRFVVVDYAIDAETGPPKEMRLSPDDVIVQLEKGGFRAEVVSETMPRHYMVVGVKDKKLE
- a CDS encoding Rrf2 family transcriptional regulator; protein product: MRRDSKLSGVLHILLHMAERDGPVTSEDLSRMMDTNPVVVRRIMAGLRDQGYVQSEKGHGGGWTLSCDFAKVTLKDIYDAVGSPSLLAIGNRTDAPKCLVEQAVNAALQQSFDDAERILLSRLGNVTLAELSADCRARIESRGGAKRTKTNWHRASE
- a CDS encoding response regulator yields the protein MADSSAPVIVVIEDEAPIQKFLTASLQVEGFRVVAATTAKDGLRLLTQEHPAIALLDLGLPDSDGITVIESVRSWSTIPIIVLSARGEEKSKIQALDAGADDYLTKPFGVGELLARIRSALRRSMRPPGADQDHTFHFGQVHGDLATRQVFVDQTEVKLTKIEFDLLAILVRNCGRVLTHQYLLKEVWGPGSANEPHYVRVFMANLRKKLEPNPSRPQFLLTEQGIGYRLRTPTSLSEK